One segment of Candidatus Limnocylindrales bacterium DNA contains the following:
- the rfbD gene encoding dTDP-4-dehydrorhamnose reductase: MTAPILLISPDGMLGHAFELLLARRGLEYTGVSWPAFDLTKPETVEPWMQPGVRTIINCSAYTDVDGAETHQKEADAINGAGVALLASHARRLGAVLVHFSTDYVFDGHATSPYEVDHPIAPINAYGRSKAVGEAAIRESGCEHLIIRTSWLYAPWAKNFVLTMLALGREKTSLNVVSDQVGRPTSAQYLAERSLALVERGARGTFHVTDGGSCSWFELASMVMAASGSSCRVNACTSAEFVRPAVRPPYSILDLSRTEALLGPSTDWKTNVRAVLEEHARTGAAEPERRA, encoded by the coding sequence ATGACGGCGCCGATCCTGCTCATCAGCCCCGACGGCATGCTCGGACACGCGTTCGAGCTTCTGCTCGCGCGCCGCGGCCTCGAATACACCGGTGTCTCGTGGCCGGCGTTCGACCTGACGAAACCCGAAACCGTCGAGCCGTGGATGCAGCCCGGCGTGCGCACGATCATCAACTGCTCGGCGTACACCGACGTCGACGGCGCGGAGACGCACCAGAAGGAAGCCGACGCGATCAACGGCGCGGGCGTCGCGCTTCTGGCATCGCACGCACGCCGCCTCGGCGCCGTGCTCGTTCATTTCAGCACCGACTACGTGTTCGACGGACACGCGACCTCGCCGTACGAGGTCGACCATCCGATCGCTCCGATCAACGCCTACGGACGCAGCAAGGCGGTCGGCGAGGCGGCGATCCGCGAGTCCGGGTGCGAGCACCTGATCATCCGCACGAGCTGGCTCTATGCACCGTGGGCGAAGAATTTCGTGCTGACGATGCTCGCGCTCGGCCGCGAAAAGACGTCGCTCAACGTCGTCAGCGACCAGGTCGGAAGGCCGACCAGCGCGCAATACCTTGCCGAACGCTCGCTCGCACTGGTCGAGCGCGGCGCACGCGGGACGTTCCACGTGACCGACGGCGGAAGCTGCAGCTGGTTCGAGCTCGCGTCGATGGTCATGGCGGCGAGCGGCAGCAGCTGTCGCGTCAACGCGTGCACCAGCGCCGAGTTCGTCCGGCCCGCGGTGCGCCCGCCGTACAGCATCCTCGATCTGTCGCGCACCGAAGCGCTGCTCGGCCCCAGCACCGACTGGAAGACCAACGTGCGCGCAGTGCTCGAGGAGCACGCACGCACGGGCGCCGCCGAACCGGAACGCAGAGCCTGA
- the rfbC gene encoding dTDP-4-dehydrorhamnose 3,5-epimerase: MNVTPTRLPEVLLVEPRVHGDARGYFFESWAEKRYADSGIAGPFVQDNISRSPRGILRGLHLQNPHAQGKLVSAIFGAVFDVAVDVRTGSPRFGQWVGEILSDENRRQLWVPPGFAHGFCVLSDEAIFHYKCTDSYHPECEMSVLWNDPAIGIEWPVDKPTLNAKDAGAPLLADVTRLPAYNG; encoded by the coding sequence ATGAACGTCACTCCCACCCGGCTTCCCGAAGTCCTCCTCGTCGAGCCGCGCGTGCACGGCGACGCGCGCGGATACTTCTTCGAGAGCTGGGCTGAAAAGCGCTACGCCGACTCAGGCATTGCGGGGCCGTTCGTGCAGGACAACATCTCGCGCTCGCCGCGGGGAATCCTGCGCGGCCTTCATCTGCAGAACCCTCACGCACAGGGAAAGCTCGTCAGTGCGATCTTCGGCGCGGTGTTCGACGTGGCCGTCGACGTTCGCACGGGATCGCCTCGCTTCGGCCAGTGGGTCGGCGAGATCCTGTCCGATGAAAACCGGCGCCAGCTCTGGGTGCCACCAGGCTTCGCGCACGGATTCTGCGTGCTCAGCGACGAAGCGATCTTCCACTACAAATGCACGGACTCGTACCATCCGGAATGCGAGATGTCGGTGCTGTGGAATGATCCGGCCATCGGGATCGAGTGGCCGGTGGACAAGCCGACGCTCAACGCAAAGGATGCCGGCGCACCGCTTCTCGCCGACGTGACACGTCTGCCCGCCTACAACGGTTGA
- a CDS encoding Uma2 family endonuclease: MDTAFRSDGKFTQAEFCEWLAERPSHDHNRYELIGRHIVMTPPAGYPHSPIAATIVSAIHVHVERLGSGLVNDSSAGFELPTGETVEPDASYLSERTLVSAPEPEIGKFYRIVPDLIVEILSPATAKRDRTEKKQIYEKNGVGEYWIVDPNRRQVIVYRLAGNDYANAIHVVNGNVEASVLPGLSIPLSKIFASLDRKR; the protein is encoded by the coding sequence ATGGACACGGCATTCCGATCCGACGGCAAGTTCACGCAGGCCGAGTTCTGCGAGTGGCTGGCCGAACGACCCAGCCACGACCACAACCGGTACGAGCTCATCGGGCGGCACATCGTCATGACGCCGCCGGCGGGATATCCGCACTCGCCGATTGCCGCCACGATCGTCTCGGCGATCCATGTTCACGTCGAACGTCTCGGGAGTGGTCTCGTCAACGACTCCAGCGCGGGCTTCGAGCTGCCGACCGGCGAGACGGTCGAGCCCGATGCCTCGTATCTTTCCGAGCGCACGCTGGTAAGCGCGCCTGAGCCGGAGATCGGCAAGTTCTACCGGATCGTGCCGGATCTCATCGTTGAAATTCTCTCGCCGGCGACCGCGAAGCGCGACCGCACCGAAAAGAAACAGATCTACGAGAAGAACGGCGTCGGCGAATACTGGATCGTCGATCCGAACAGGCGGCAGGTCATCGTGTACCGGCTCGCCGGAAACGACTACGCGAATGCGATCCACGTCGTAAACGGAAACGTGGAGGCGAGCGTGCTCCCCGGGCTCAGCATTCCGCTGTCGAAGATCTTCGCGAGCCTGGATCGGAAACGCTGA